Sequence from the Chelonoidis abingdonii isolate Lonesome George chromosome 1, CheloAbing_2.0, whole genome shotgun sequence genome:
GATGTCCCGACTAGCAGTGCCAGCCTCTTCCCATGGGGGGGCTGGGGTGGCCTTAGGCCCCCCTCaccacagggccctgcccctgctccgcctcgTTCCCCCAAGACCCAGCATTCCTCAGCTGTGACACGCTGGCtcagcccacagcagccccctgggCCATCAGTGAGAGGTGTGGGGCTGCTCCTTGAGCCTCTGCCCCACCGTCCCAGGCCCCTTGTGCCctcactgcctgccctggccttgtTTCTCTGCAGAGATGGACCATGCGCTCCTGAAGGGCCTGACTGTGATTGACTTGAGCCTCAGCCAGTCAGCGCTGGAGGatctgctgctggaggaggtgcTGCATGCTGAGAGGCGGGAGGCCCAGACCCATTGGCGCATGCTGCAGCTGAGcatcctgcagctggaggacaaGCTGGAGGACACGGAGGTGAGACAGCGCCACTGCCCCAGCACGGAGAATGGCTTCCTCCTGCGACCGGCTCAGGCCTCACCATCCTCTCCACCAGGCCTGCTTGGCGTGTGCTGTGGCAGCGTGggacagtcccagccccacctgccccagcccaccccgCCCTTGTGGGAGGAGCCAGGAGTCTCAGCTTGTTCTTAGCCACACAGGCATCACTCCCTGGCTGACACTCAGCCTGCCCCCCCGTGACACCTGAGCCCCCCCGCTGCGCCCCCCTTTACACCTTAACCCCCAATGACACTTTACCCCCCCCCACTATGCTCCATGACACCTGAGGCCCCCAACTCACTATGACCCCCCTGACCCCGCCCCACCCCCGCatgcaggaggagttgctggaGCTGATTTCGCAGCCATCGCGTCCCCtgctggaggtggaggaggagttcctgccccttctgcagttGCTGCAAGCCCAGCTTGAGGGCCTGAGAGCCAGTCACCAGCACCTGCTCTCCCTGCGCCAGCACCACCTGGCCGTGCAGGTCCAGTATCGGCAGGTGGCGCGCCTGGGGGCGGCGCTGCACCAGACCCTGCAGCAGGTGTGCCGGCTACACCCCCAGTACCAGTGCTCCACAGTGAGCTGCCTGGCCGTCGCCCGCAGGGCCCTGCTCGCAACCAAGCGCACCGaagccagcaagcaggaggcgCTGGCGGCCCGGCTGGTGGAGCTCAGCAAGGGCCTATCCCGCCAGCTGCTGGCCCACGCTCAGCCCCACTTGCAGGAGCCGCACAACCTGCTCCTCAGCTTCCTGGGGGCCTTGACGCCCCTCCGCCTGGCCGGCCAACTCAGCCCACTGGACTGGCTGGCCttctgccaggggctgcaggcgcctgcagcagagcagctgctgcagccagcccaGGTGGCAAGGCCGGGCTGGGTGCACGCGGCAGCCTGGCACGAGTGCGGGCTGCTGGAGTGCCTGCCTGGCTTCCAGGGCCTGCGGGCCTCCCTGGCCAGGCAGGCTGCCCAGTGGCAGGAGTATTTTCGCCTGCCTGCCACGGTGGtgggccctgccctgagccctagcCACGCCCACCTCAGTCTCTTACAGCGCGCCGTGCTGTGGCGCATCTTCCGCCCCGAGCAGCTGTGCAGCACCCTCCATGACCTCTCCACCTGCCTGCTCGGCCGCCCTATCTCCGAGGACACCAGCTACAGCGCTGCCACCATCTATACCTGCAGCCAAGCCCACCTGCCCCTGCTGTTCCTCACCCCGCCGTGGGGCTCGCCCGGCATGGCCACACACCCGCTGCACTGGATCCAGCAGATGGCCAAGCAACGGCACTGCGTAAGGCCAGCCCCTGCCGGGCGGGGCACTGTGGGGGGATGGTGGTGCATGTGCAGCCGTGGTCCAGGGGGCAGCAAGGTCAGGGGGCTGGCAGGCAGAGAACAGCCTATGGGTGCTGGGCTTGGCCTTGCTGGGCGACTAACCCAAGCAGGCCTGACACCCCACAGGgtctggtcagcggtgctgcccTGTCGGGGGCAGGGCCCTGAGGCCAGGCCGGTGAAACCCGCTTTTTCTGCAGGGGGGCGTCGTCGTCATCTCCTTGGGCTCCCCGGGCTGCATGCGCCACGTGGGTGAAGCCCTCGGCACCTGCCCCAAGCAGGGCCACTGGCTGGTGCTCAACAACTGCCACCTCCAGGAGCAGTGGCACCCAGAGGTGCTTGCACAGCTTAGCAAGCTCCAGAGCCCCCCCGAAGGTGAGGGACCCTCGCCCCCCCCCCGTGCAACCCCAAATGGTGTCCCACCGCGGCCTCCCACCTGCACCCAGCTGCTCCGGGGAGTTGCCTGCCTGCCAGCTgcctcccatccctgccctgcctctcccactcccacagctcccGCCAGCCGCCTCCCAGGCCTGCATCCCCCATCCCTGGACCTGACGGCTGCCCTCCTGCCCACACAGCTCCCGCCAGCTGCCTCCCAGGGCTgcaccccccccatcccagcccctcaTGGCTGTTCCCCTCCCACAGATCCCACCAGCCGCCTCCTGGGCCTACACCCCCCGCACAGCTCCCTCCCAggtctgccccctcccacccccacagctccctcccacccccacagctccctctaGCTGCCTCCCAGGCCTGCCCCATCTCCCTCATGTGAACAGACTCTCCCCCAGGCCTTGCCCACCCCCACCTGTGGTGTGAGGATTTCTGTGCCTTGGTCTCTTACTGCAGGGGGGGGGAAGGTTCCCGCGCCGCAGCTGGCAGATGAGAGAGGGGATGAGATCCACCCCAAGTTCCGCCTCTGGCTCATCGCTGCAGCTGGTGCCACGGGGCCTGTGCCAGGTGTGTTGCTGCCGTACTGCGTCTGCCTCCCCTGGGCCATGGGGCCCCTTCCCCACAAGGTGGAcagtgccggggggggggggtgaggctaAGTCCAAGCCACCTGTGCCTGCCCCACAGGCTGTGGGTGTGGGGAGTGCTGGGTGTgcgctctgggcagcaggggcGTCGTGGGGGGGCTGCGTGCCCGTACCCCCGGCTGGAGGCAGCAGCGAGAGTGAGCCCCATCTGTCTCTGCAGGCCCTGTGCACCGTCGTGCCGTGACACTGTTCTGCGAAACGCCCCAGGAGCTGAAGAGCATCCTGCTGCGCAGCTACAGCCAGCTGCTGGGCCAGCCGGCGTGGGACGCTGCCCCGGAGCGAGGGCTGGCCCTGCTGGTGCTGCACGCTGTGCTGCTGCACCGCCAGCACTACGGCCACCTGGCCCAGGCCCGGCTCTACCCCTGGTGAGTGAGGCCAGGCCGACCCCGCCCCGTCTCCTGGCACCTGCATTTCCCCCACTGCCCAAGGGGCTCAGCGCCCACTGCTGTTCCCCTAGGAGCGAGGCGGAGCTGTTCACGGGCCTGAGGCTGCAGGAACGGCTGGCAAAGGTGGTGGCCAACCCTGAGGAGGCCATGCAGGAGCTGGCAGGTAGGGAGGTGGCCAGATCTCATCCTGCCTCCCAGAAACACTTGAAGCAGAAGCTGCACCCACCCCTGCCCTCGCCCACCCACTGGCTGGAGGCTCAGCCCGCAGTGGCTCAGAGCTCAGGCCAGCTGGACCCCAGGCTGCGGGTCAGGCCCGTGACAGATCCTTGCTGTTTCAGGGTCGATTGTCTACGGCGGCTACATCCTGGATGCTGGGGATGCAGGGGCTGTGCAGAGCTTGAGCCAGCAGTGCTTATGCAGCACCTcacacctgctgcccccccgggGGGTGAAGACTCTCCTCACCGCCCTCATCAGAGACTCTGACCCGAGTAAGGAAGTGCCCCTGCTGCCAGTCTGACCCCCAGGGGTGCAGGGAGCCCTTGATGGCGCTGCAGGGACACAGGCCCCGGGCTGTGGCTGACTGTAGctttctgcccccagctctggcgGAGGAGGATGTGATCGCAGACACCCGGGCTCGCATGCAGCAGCTCCCGGGCCCAGCAGACCCAGCCTCCTGTGGGCTGTCCGagggcctccagcagcagctgttggagAGCCAGAGCCAGCGCCTGCTTGCAGACCTGCTGCGGTCCCAGGACCTCTGGCAGTCACCCCCCCCGCCGAGCACCCAGCAGGAGGTCCTGGGGCagctggtgcagcaggggct
This genomic interval carries:
- the LOC116818204 gene encoding LOW QUALITY PROTEIN: dynein heavy chain domain-containing protein 1 (The sequence of the model RefSeq protein was modified relative to this genomic sequence to represent the inferred CDS: deleted 1 base in 1 codon; substituted 1 base at 1 genomic stop codon), whose protein sequence is MDHALLKGLTVIDLSLSQSALEDLLLEEVLHAERREAQTHWRMLQLSILQLEDKLEDTEEELLELISQPSRPLLEVEEEFLPLLQLLQAQLEGLRASHQHLLSLRQHHLAVQVQYRQVARLGAALHQTLQQVCRLHPQYQCSTVSCLAVARRALLATKRTEASKQEALAARLVELTEQLLQPAQVARPGWVHAAAWHECGLLECLPGFQGLRASLARQAAQWQEYFRLPATVVGPALSPSHAHLSLLQRAVLWRIFRPEQLCSTLHDLSTCLLGRPISEDTSYSAATIYTCSQAHLPLLFLTPPWGSPGMATHPLHWIQQMAKQRHCGGGRFPRRSWQMREGMRSTPSSASGSSLQLVPRGLCQGRRGGAACPYPRLEAAARVSPICLCRPCAPSCRDTVLRNAPGAEEHPAAQLQPAAGPAGVGRCPGARAGPAGAARCAAAPPALRPPGPGPALPLVSEARPTPPRLLAPAFPPLPKGLSAHCCSPRSEAELFTGLRLQERLAKVVANPEEAMQELAGSIVYGGYILDAGDAGAVQSLSQQCLCSTSHLLPPRGVKTLLTALIRDSDPSKEVPLLPVXPQGCREPLMALQGHRPRAVADCSFLPPALAEEDVIADTRARMQQLPGPADPASCGLSEGLQQQLLESQSQRLLADLLRSQDLWQSPPPPSTQQEVLGQLVQQGLEMVQALQDAVQQRGWEVGARGRLPGGCTRPKPRPLLRFLLEECGSFLALLQQVGQDLHCAQEQLKGQPCQSLRCATILRALERGRLPRPWLPYAPTGPQDPSSWLQTLKCRCHLLCGYLGAVAGQPVPLYHLSAFQYPRRLLLALLQEAARAEKQDLDHYHLDQQVLSGLLPPSSPPESGLYLTGLELRNALWDTRSALLQETLSAQPCLLPPVWVQAVREAWHPHRPNASLPQYSCPIYLGLPQQPVCLSSQRALMHLALPCKMPPALCAHRRVHIVSTLPGLE